In Synechocystis sp. PCC 6714, the following are encoded in one genomic region:
- the gdhA gene encoding NADP-specific glutamate dehydrogenase: MAGSLFTDASKRLEKALKYVAISDDAGERLKYPKTSLSVSIPVRMDDGSLKIFPGYRVRYDDTRGPGKGGVRYHPNVTMDEVQSLAFWMTFKCALLNLPFGGAKGGITLNPKELSRAELERLSRGYIEAIADFIGPDIDILAPDVYTNEMMMGWMMDQYSIIRRKISPAVVTGKPVTMGGSQGRNTATGTGAFYIMQGMLPKFDQYPENTTVAVQGFGNAGMVVAECLYQDGYKVVAISDSQGGIYNEQGIDIPAVIDYKQRHRTLAGMYCDQAICNLGENQQLSNAELLALDVDVLIPAALENQITSDNADRVRARYIFEVANGPTTTAADDILASKGIYVFPDILVNAGGVTVSYFEWVQNRSGLYWSAKEVNDRLKEKMVEEAEKVWQITQDLEVNVRTAAYIHALNRLSEAMDAKGTRDYYQDS; this comes from the coding sequence ATGGCTGGATCCCTCTTTACCGATGCTAGTAAGCGTCTAGAAAAGGCCCTGAAATATGTGGCCATTTCCGATGATGCCGGGGAAAGGCTGAAATATCCCAAAACCAGCCTCAGTGTTTCCATTCCAGTGCGGATGGACGATGGTTCCCTAAAGATTTTTCCTGGTTACCGGGTACGCTACGACGACACCAGGGGCCCCGGCAAAGGGGGTGTGCGCTATCACCCCAACGTCACCATGGACGAGGTGCAATCCCTGGCCTTTTGGATGACCTTTAAATGTGCCCTGTTAAACCTGCCCTTCGGAGGAGCTAAGGGGGGCATCACCCTCAATCCCAAAGAACTCAGCCGAGCGGAATTGGAGCGTTTAAGTCGGGGTTACATTGAGGCAATCGCCGATTTTATTGGGCCGGACATCGACATTTTGGCCCCGGACGTTTACACCAACGAAATGATGATGGGCTGGATGATGGACCAATACAGCATCATTCGCCGCAAAATTAGTCCCGCCGTTGTCACCGGCAAACCCGTCACCATGGGGGGAAGCCAGGGTCGCAACACCGCCACCGGTACTGGAGCTTTTTACATCATGCAGGGTATGCTGCCCAAGTTTGACCAATATCCCGAAAATACCACCGTCGCCGTCCAGGGTTTTGGTAATGCGGGTATGGTTGTGGCAGAATGTTTATACCAAGATGGTTACAAAGTGGTGGCGATCAGTGATTCCCAAGGGGGTATCTATAACGAACAGGGCATCGATATTCCTGCTGTCATCGACTATAAACAACGGCACCGCACTTTGGCGGGTATGTACTGTGACCAAGCCATCTGTAATTTGGGGGAAAATCAACAACTAAGTAATGCTGAGTTATTGGCCCTGGATGTGGACGTGCTAATTCCCGCCGCCTTGGAAAATCAAATTACCAGCGACAATGCAGACCGGGTCAGGGCCCGCTACATTTTTGAAGTTGCCAATGGCCCCACCACCACTGCCGCCGATGATATTTTGGCCAGCAAAGGCATATACGTTTTTCCCGATATTTTAGTTAATGCTGGGGGAGTGACGGTGAGCTACTTTGAATGGGTGCAAAACCGCAGTGGGCTTTATTGGAGTGCTAAAGAAGTGAACGATCGCCTCAAGGAAAAAATGGTGGAGGAAGCGGAAAAAGTTTGGCAGATCACCCAAGACTTGGAAGTGAATGTACGGACTGCGGCCTATATCCACGCCCTCAACCGTTTGAGCGAAGCCATGGATGCCAAAGGAACTAGAGACTATTACCAGGACAGCTAG
- the queF gene encoding preQ(1) synthase, which produces MADTAITTSDNIEKYGEREIRDAQLITFPNPRPGRRYDVHITLPEFTCKCPFSGYPDFATLYLTYCPDQKVVELKSIKLYINSYRDRHIPHEEVTNQILDDFVAVANPLYARLKADFNPRGNVHTVIEVEYHQEKDS; this is translated from the coding sequence ATGGCCGACACTGCAATTACCACCAGCGACAACATTGAAAAATATGGCGAGCGCGAAATTCGGGATGCCCAACTGATCACTTTCCCCAATCCCCGTCCCGGCCGTCGTTACGATGTGCACATCACCCTACCGGAATTTACCTGTAAATGTCCCTTTTCCGGTTACCCGGATTTTGCCACCCTGTATTTAACCTATTGCCCTGACCAGAAGGTGGTAGAACTAAAATCCATTAAGCTTTACATTAACAGTTACCGCGATCGCCATATTCCCCACGAAGAAGTAACCAATCAGATTTTGGATGATTTTGTGGCGGTGGCCAATCCTTTGTACGCTAGACTAAAAGCTGATTTTAACCCCCGGGGCAATGTCCATACGGTGATTGAAGTGGAATATCACCAGGAAAAAGATAGTTAA
- a CDS encoding lysylphosphatidylglycerol synthase domain-containing protein has translation MTAWQKVQKIAPAAIGACLFVLSIGAIHSELHHYGWQNVLTSFQSIVKTRLAGAFALMLINYIILTGYDTLAMFYLGQSLPLAKTSFVGFVSYAISNSVGLALLSGSAIRYRLYQSWQVPPPIIAQAIAFCNLSFWVGLLTVGGITFVVDPLQLPAFLHLPFLSVHPIGFIFLSIIGVYLLVTGNLIKPFKIGQWQTPKIPFAVSLAQIGLTAVDWILASGILYVLLPGHHHLSFPGFFGIYLLAQVAGIISNVPGGLGVFETVVLFLLTPKYSSVEVLGALLAYRVIYFWIPLGAASLSLAGFELLEHRRERRQKSSSGSE, from the coding sequence ATGACCGCCTGGCAAAAGGTACAAAAAATTGCCCCGGCGGCGATCGGGGCTTGCCTATTCGTGCTGTCCATTGGCGCTATCCATTCAGAACTGCATCACTACGGTTGGCAAAATGTGCTGACCAGTTTCCAAAGCATCGTCAAAACTCGTTTGGCCGGAGCCTTTGCGCTCATGCTGATCAATTACATAATTTTGACTGGCTATGACACCCTGGCCATGTTTTATCTGGGCCAATCCCTACCCCTAGCTAAAACTAGCTTTGTGGGCTTTGTCAGTTATGCCATCAGTAACAGCGTCGGCTTAGCTTTGCTCAGTGGCAGTGCCATCCGTTACCGCCTCTATCAATCCTGGCAGGTGCCGCCCCCGATCATTGCCCAGGCGATCGCCTTTTGTAACCTCAGTTTTTGGGTGGGTTTATTAACGGTGGGGGGCATAACTTTTGTGGTGGATCCTCTGCAATTGCCTGCCTTTCTTCATTTACCTTTTCTTTCCGTTCATCCCATTGGCTTTATTTTCCTGTCTATTATTGGCGTTTATCTGCTGGTGACGGGCAATTTAATTAAGCCATTTAAAATTGGCCAATGGCAAACCCCAAAAATTCCCTTTGCTGTATCTTTAGCCCAAATTGGTTTGACAGCGGTGGATTGGATTCTCGCTTCGGGCATTTTATATGTCTTGTTACCGGGGCACCATCACCTTAGTTTTCCTGGCTTTTTTGGTATTTATCTCCTAGCTCAGGTGGCGGGCATTATCAGTAATGTCCCAGGGGGATTGGGGGTATTTGAGACAGTGGTGTTATTCCTATTGACTCCCAAATATTCCTCCGTGGAGGTGTTGGGGGCATTGTTAGCTTACCGAGTAATTTACTTTTGGATTCCCCTCGGTGCTGCCAGCCTTAGCTTGGCAGGGTTTGAACTTTTAGAACATCGACGGGAAAGAAGACAAAAATCCAGTTCCGGATCTGAGTAA
- a CDS encoding ferredoxin: MVMADLNFLPDRRSGLEPELGGDWRNFDDRSGLEPELGGELRERGVYVDEVTCIGCKNCAHVAPNTFTIEQEHGRSRAFSQNGDDEAVIQEAIDTCPVDCIHWVPYDELKQLEEKRKHQQIRPLGYPQINPHM; encoded by the coding sequence ATGGTGATGGCTGATCTAAATTTTCTTCCCGATCGCCGTTCTGGACTAGAGCCGGAGTTGGGAGGAGATTGGCGTAACTTCGATGACCGTTCTGGTTTGGAGCCGGAATTGGGCGGAGAGTTGCGGGAGAGGGGAGTCTATGTGGACGAGGTGACCTGCATTGGTTGCAAAAACTGTGCCCACGTAGCTCCCAATACTTTCACCATTGAGCAGGAACATGGCCGCTCCCGGGCCTTTAGCCAAAATGGCGACGATGAGGCGGTCATCCAAGAGGCGATCGATACCTGTCCGGTGGACTGTATCCATTGGGTGCCCTACGACGAGCTGAAACAGTTGGAAGAAAAAAGAAAGCACCAACAAATTCGTCCCCTCGGTTACCCGCAAATCAACCCCCATATGTGA
- a CDS encoding DUF1257 domain-containing protein: MSHFSNIKTKIRNLDVLKTTLTNLGLDWKEGPATVRGYQGLTAKAAVVIEQSNDYDLGFSWNGQEYELVTDLQYWQQPLSVEGFLQKITQGYALETVLNESAKQGFAVTEQQKNEDGSVRLVVQRWSA; the protein is encoded by the coding sequence ATGTCTCACTTTAGCAATATCAAAACCAAGATTCGTAACCTTGATGTGTTGAAAACCACCCTCACCAATTTGGGTTTGGACTGGAAGGAGGGGCCGGCCACCGTGCGGGGTTACCAGGGTTTGACTGCCAAAGCCGCAGTGGTTATTGAACAGAGCAATGATTACGACCTGGGTTTTAGCTGGAATGGTCAGGAGTATGAGCTGGTAACGGATTTACAGTACTGGCAACAACCCCTTTCGGTGGAAGGATTTCTACAAAAAATCACCCAGGGTTACGCCCTGGAAACCGTACTCAATGAGTCTGCCAAACAAGGTTTTGCGGTGACGGAACAACAAAAAAATGAAGACGGATCAGTGCGGTTGGTGGTGCAACGCTGGAGTGCCTGA
- a CDS encoding DUF2997 domain-containing protein, which yields MNLETLEFVIYPDGRVKETVTGIVGRSCQEVTAAIEAELGVVLTQQATAEFFTQTNPVEQSVQQSQSFSRWSGGT from the coding sequence GTGAATCTAGAAACTCTGGAATTCGTCATCTATCCCGACGGCCGGGTAAAAGAAACGGTAACCGGCATTGTGGGCCGCTCTTGTCAGGAAGTGACAGCGGCGATCGAAGCGGAACTGGGGGTTGTGTTGACCCAACAGGCCACCGCGGAATTTTTTACCCAAACTAATCCGGTGGAGCAATCGGTCCAGCAGTCCCAGAGCTTTTCCCGTTGGTCTGGGGGAACCTAA